A window of Corallococcus macrosporus DSM 14697 contains these coding sequences:
- a CDS encoding outer membrane beta-barrel protein, whose protein sequence is MNSSFRSRVRSLLLPSTLLLAVPAVAQADSSGAGFTLGLRGGYGVPVGDAFENAPLNDRFEGAIAPQIDVGYFLNRNVSLGIYGQVGFAQVNPDLCPVTIDCEGRVLRFGVDVNYHVTTTGALSPWLGLGVGYEIAEFEASSGDIRGSSSMRGMELVHLQGGLDFRLSSQVWLGPYAVATVGQYSRASARLGWSEVSEDIEDKALHFWLQPGLRLQVRL, encoded by the coding sequence GTGAACAGCTCCTTTCGAAGCCGCGTCCGGTCGCTCCTGCTCCCATCCACCCTTCTCCTGGCGGTGCCCGCCGTCGCCCAAGCAGACAGCTCGGGGGCGGGCTTCACCTTGGGACTGCGCGGAGGCTATGGGGTGCCGGTGGGTGATGCGTTTGAGAATGCTCCCTTGAATGACCGCTTCGAGGGCGCCATCGCGCCTCAAATCGACGTGGGGTACTTCCTCAACCGCAATGTCTCTCTGGGAATCTACGGCCAGGTCGGGTTCGCGCAGGTCAACCCGGACCTCTGCCCGGTGACCATTGATTGTGAGGGCCGCGTGCTGCGCTTCGGCGTGGATGTGAACTACCACGTCACGACGACCGGCGCGCTCAGCCCGTGGCTGGGGTTGGGCGTGGGGTACGAAATCGCGGAGTTCGAGGCGTCGTCGGGCGACATCCGGGGCTCGAGCTCGATGCGGGGAATGGAGCTCGTCCACCTGCAGGGCGGGCTGGACTTCCGGCTGTCCTCCCAGGTCTGGCTGGGGCCCTACGCGGTGGCCACGGTGGGCCAGTACTCGCGTGCCTCGGCCCGCCTGGGCTGGTCGGAGGTGTCCGAGGACATCGAGGACAAGGCGCTCCACTTCTGGCTCCAGCCGGGGCTCCGGCTCCAGGTCCGGCTGTAG
- a CDS encoding class I SAM-dependent methyltransferase: MAQNIYDDPGFFHGYSQLRRSQEGLAGAPEWPALRAMLPALRGLRVLDLGCGYGWFCRWAREQGARQVQGLDVSARMLERARQLTSTGDIVYTQADLETVELPHARFDLVYSSLAFHYIEDLPRLLAKVHGALVPGAALVFSIEHPIYMAPSHPGWRVDERGQKTWPLHAYQVEGPRTTDWLAKGVLKYHRTLGTVLNALIHTGFDLRHVDEWGPSAAQLAAQPELAEERERPMMLLVSARR, encoded by the coding sequence ATGGCGCAGAACATCTATGACGACCCTGGCTTCTTCCACGGCTACAGCCAGCTCCGGCGCTCCCAGGAAGGGCTCGCGGGGGCGCCGGAATGGCCCGCGCTGCGGGCGATGCTGCCCGCGCTCCGCGGCCTCCGCGTCCTCGACCTCGGCTGTGGCTACGGCTGGTTCTGCCGGTGGGCGCGGGAGCAAGGCGCCCGGCAGGTCCAGGGACTCGACGTCTCGGCGCGGATGCTGGAGCGGGCCCGCCAGCTCACCTCCACCGGCGACATCGTCTACACCCAGGCGGACCTGGAGACGGTGGAGCTGCCCCACGCCCGCTTCGACCTCGTCTACAGCTCCCTGGCCTTTCACTACATCGAAGACCTGCCGCGTCTGCTCGCGAAGGTCCACGGCGCCCTGGTTCCGGGCGCCGCGCTGGTCTTCTCCATCGAGCACCCCATCTACATGGCGCCGTCCCATCCAGGCTGGCGGGTGGATGAGCGCGGACAGAAGACCTGGCCACTCCACGCCTATCAAGTGGAGGGCCCCCGCACGACGGATTGGCTCGCCAAGGGCGTCCTCAAGTACCACCGCACGCTGGGCACCGTGCTGAACGCCCTGATACACACCGGCTTCGACCTGCGCCACGTGGACGAATGGGGACCGAGCGCGGCCCAGCTCGCCGCCCAGCCCGAGCTGGCCGAGGAGCGGGAGCGCCCGATGATGCTGCTCGTGTCCGCGCGGCGATAG
- a CDS encoding methyl-accepting chemotaxis protein has product MDAFMRHLRILARAPAFHVSSGVSSGSSRRAAWRWVLPLLLVLSATARADTGPASVDLQEGWRYRWGDSPPGPADVPAWALESGDGQAWQPVAALREPPGRQGQTFLWLSIPVPQGGWLEPALYLGTVANAFELYADGRLIQSGGRLNPTGIEETDNLAWRLVPLPPSVAGSRLLLRIQSSGPLIGVGGAARVGPHHALLATVTRTGLAPFVMGMLLLTVACLTMVAALVRRQTKMLVPLTLFAGGSAAMLLGTGGLLSALWDEYLLGSKLTLLGSYCILPGLGWFISDSILENRMRWFRWGVWASCVPAALQAIIVMVDLGMAQRNLNFFVLYSVPCLLTCVIVASISAWQGNRDARIFATGLGVFFGVVIHISLPVFGLAESTDSLMHWGFLALTFSLVGIVARRSALVVRALASHTHQLEERREEVKRLAQDMGRGAGELATVVQQLRTSSEAQTAGVSRQAAALREAEQTVQEIRQGSLVTADKARLLASSIETAEEAGRDGGAAITRTLTNLEAIRQEVSEMARSILALDSRTREISTIVDTVKGLADQSNMLAINAAIEAARSGEHGRGFGVVSREVRSLADQSILATHRIREVLDGVSLSMRETAKMSEQGEQRVKASLDAVRVSGAQLQRLAGIIDDTGTSVRQISAAVAQQDAGTSQIAQAIQDLSAQMQHTLRTVEETQKVTGSVQTLAERMEGTARLALQAGALEG; this is encoded by the coding sequence ATGGACGCATTCATGCGTCACCTCCGCATCTTGGCTCGCGCGCCGGCGTTTCACGTCTCATCCGGTGTTTCATCTGGCTCCTCCCGACGCGCCGCGTGGCGCTGGGTGTTGCCGCTGCTCCTGGTGCTCTCCGCCACCGCGAGGGCGGACACCGGCCCCGCGAGCGTCGACTTGCAGGAGGGCTGGCGGTACCGGTGGGGCGACTCACCGCCGGGGCCCGCGGACGTGCCGGCCTGGGCCCTGGAGTCCGGCGACGGGCAGGCCTGGCAACCCGTGGCCGCGCTCCGTGAGCCCCCGGGCCGTCAAGGGCAGACCTTCCTGTGGCTGAGCATCCCCGTTCCCCAGGGCGGGTGGCTGGAGCCCGCGCTCTATCTGGGGACGGTGGCCAATGCCTTCGAGCTGTACGCGGATGGACGGCTCATCCAGTCGGGCGGGAGGCTGAACCCCACGGGCATCGAGGAGACGGACAACCTGGCGTGGCGGCTGGTCCCCCTGCCGCCCTCGGTGGCGGGCTCGCGCCTGCTGCTGCGCATCCAGAGCAGCGGTCCGCTCATCGGCGTGGGGGGCGCGGCCCGGGTGGGCCCCCACCACGCGCTGCTCGCGACGGTGACGCGCACGGGGCTGGCGCCCTTCGTCATGGGCATGCTGCTGCTCACCGTCGCCTGCCTGACCATGGTGGCGGCCCTCGTGCGGCGCCAGACGAAGATGCTGGTGCCGCTCACCCTCTTCGCCGGTGGCTCGGCGGCGATGCTGCTGGGCACCGGCGGCCTGCTCTCCGCGCTCTGGGACGAGTATCTGCTGGGGAGCAAGCTCACGCTGCTGGGCTCGTATTGCATCCTGCCCGGGCTCGGCTGGTTCATCTCGGACAGCATCCTGGAGAACCGGATGCGCTGGTTCCGCTGGGGCGTCTGGGCCAGCTGCGTTCCGGCCGCGCTCCAGGCCATCATCGTGATGGTTGACCTGGGCATGGCGCAGCGGAACCTCAACTTCTTCGTCCTCTACTCCGTGCCCTGCCTGCTCACGTGCGTCATCGTCGCGAGCATCTCGGCGTGGCAGGGCAACCGCGACGCGCGAATCTTCGCCACGGGTCTGGGCGTGTTCTTCGGCGTCGTCATCCACATCTCGCTTCCGGTGTTCGGCCTGGCGGAGTCCACCGATTCGCTCATGCATTGGGGCTTCCTGGCCCTCACCTTCTCGCTGGTGGGCATCGTCGCCCGCCGCTCGGCGCTGGTGGTTCGCGCGCTCGCGTCCCACACGCACCAGCTCGAGGAGCGGCGCGAGGAGGTGAAGCGGCTCGCCCAGGACATGGGACGTGGCGCTGGCGAGCTGGCGACGGTGGTCCAACAGCTGCGCACCTCCAGCGAGGCGCAGACGGCGGGTGTCAGCCGGCAGGCCGCGGCGCTCCGGGAGGCCGAACAGACGGTCCAGGAGATCCGGCAGGGCTCGCTGGTCACCGCGGACAAGGCGCGGCTGCTCGCCAGCTCCATTGAAACCGCGGAGGAGGCGGGGCGGGACGGCGGCGCGGCCATCACCCGCACGCTGACCAACCTGGAAGCCATTCGCCAGGAAGTGTCGGAGATGGCGCGGAGCATCCTCGCGCTGGATTCGCGCACCCGTGAGATTTCCACCATCGTGGACACCGTGAAGGGCCTGGCGGACCAGTCCAACATGCTGGCCATCAACGCCGCCATCGAGGCCGCGCGCAGCGGCGAACATGGACGGGGGTTCGGCGTCGTGTCACGCGAGGTGCGCAGCCTCGCCGACCAGTCCATCCTCGCCACCCACCGCATCCGCGAGGTGCTCGACGGGGTGAGTCTGAGCATGCGGGAGACGGCGAAGATGAGTGAGCAGGGCGAGCAGCGCGTGAAGGCGAGCCTGGACGCGGTGCGCGTCTCCGGCGCCCAGCTCCAACGGCTCGCGGGCATCATCGATGACACCGGCACCAGCGTGCGGCAGATCTCCGCGGCGGTGGCGCAGCAGGACGCGGGCACCTCCCAGATTGCCCAGGCCATCCAGGACCTGTCCGCGCAAATGCAGCACACGCTGCGCACCGTCGAGGAGACGCAGAAGGTGACGGGCTCGGTGCAGACGCTCGCGGAGCGCATGGAGGGGACGGCCCGCCTGGCGCTCCAGGCAGGCGCGCTGGAGGGGTGA
- a CDS encoding class I SAM-dependent methyltransferase, producing the protein MATGFEDYRMEDPSLLANVREALLQSYFADFDPLFLKTQAGQSDIADHVDGRYNRCVDHVLPWLARYTKLGQTDIVELGCGTGSSTAAFAQVARHVSGYDIHAPSVHAARSRMTALKLGNVDMRVVEPAKLLESLKQDNPNGADIFVLYAVLEHQTPAERLDTLRTGWELLRPGGLMVVVDTPNRLVYFDAHTSLMPFFHLLPPELGWPYASRSPRENFRDTMAQVSAESAPMMLTRWGLGVSHHELEVALGDIEPFLVGTGFEPEILDMFPVTLDEEVLRLYVEKSGARVPAAFTRNTLNFVLRKGDNADLIARRSAPPPFRHLAEVASHRAQAQRVQELEQHLQAQAQRIRELEAHIATPPLRHQLADHLNGALKQTALHRQARRLVEWSVGRVKRGSR; encoded by the coding sequence ATGGCGACGGGCTTCGAGGATTACCGGATGGAGGACCCCTCGCTCTTGGCGAACGTGCGCGAGGCGCTGCTGCAATCCTACTTCGCGGACTTCGATCCGCTCTTCCTGAAGACGCAGGCCGGTCAGTCGGACATCGCGGACCATGTGGACGGCCGCTACAACCGGTGCGTCGACCACGTGCTGCCCTGGCTCGCGCGGTACACGAAGCTGGGCCAGACGGACATCGTCGAGCTGGGCTGCGGCACCGGCTCCAGCACGGCGGCCTTCGCCCAGGTCGCCCGCCACGTCTCCGGCTACGACATCCACGCGCCCTCCGTGCACGCGGCCCGCAGCCGCATGACGGCCCTGAAGCTGGGCAACGTCGACATGCGCGTCGTGGAGCCCGCGAAGCTGCTGGAGTCGCTGAAGCAGGACAACCCCAACGGCGCCGACATCTTCGTGCTGTACGCCGTGCTCGAGCACCAGACGCCCGCCGAACGCCTGGACACGCTCCGGACCGGCTGGGAGCTTCTGCGGCCGGGAGGGCTGATGGTCGTCGTGGATACGCCCAACCGGCTCGTGTACTTCGACGCGCACACGTCCTTGATGCCGTTCTTCCACCTGCTGCCGCCCGAGCTCGGGTGGCCGTACGCCTCCCGGTCCCCGCGCGAGAACTTCCGCGACACCATGGCCCAGGTGTCCGCGGAGAGCGCGCCCATGATGCTGACGCGGTGGGGGCTGGGCGTCAGTCACCACGAGCTCGAAGTGGCGCTGGGGGACATCGAGCCCTTCCTGGTGGGGACGGGCTTCGAGCCTGAAATCCTCGACATGTTCCCCGTCACCCTCGACGAGGAGGTCTTGCGCCTGTACGTGGAGAAGAGCGGAGCGCGCGTGCCCGCGGCCTTCACCCGGAACACGCTGAACTTCGTCCTGCGCAAGGGTGACAACGCCGACCTCATCGCCCGCCGGAGCGCGCCGCCTCCCTTCCGGCACCTCGCCGAAGTGGCGTCTCACCGTGCCCAGGCCCAGCGCGTCCAGGAGCTGGAGCAGCACCTCCAGGCGCAGGCCCAGCGCATCCGGGAGCTCGAGGCGCACATCGCCACGCCACCCTTGCGGCACCAGCTCGCCGACCACCTCAACGGCGCGCTCAAGCAGACCGCGCTCCACCGGCAGGCCCGGAGGCTCGTTGAATGGTCGGTGGGCCGCGTCAAACGCGGCTCGCGCTGA
- a CDS encoding FAD-binding oxidoreductase — MPLDPQREPARTGGGQPPGLLPDRVEQLRARLRGRLVRPDDADYEEHCRVYNAMIHKRPALIARCADVADVLAAVAFAREQGLLLAVRGGGHNGGGLGTCDGGLVADLSPMRGVRVDPASGTVRVAGGSVWGEVDHATHAFGLAVPSGIISTTGVGGLTLGGGIGHLTRRFGLTIDSLLAVDMVLADGRFVTANAEQHPDLFWAVRGGGGNFGVVTSFLFQAHPVDTILGGPTLWPLERAAEVMKWYREFIPAAPETLNGFFAFLTVPPAPPFPPHLHLQKMCAVVWCYTGDPEQADALFAPVRAMAPALDGVQAMPFPMLQSAFDALYPPGHQWYWRADFVRELSDEAIGRHVTFAQRLPTMQSTMHLYPIDGAARRVAPGGTAFSFRDARWSEVIVGVDPSPARAADITTWTKEYWEALHPYSAGGAYVNFMMEEGQERVQATYRDNYARLVEVKERYDPSNLFRVNQNIRPGEGAALRH; from the coding sequence ATGCCCTTGGATCCACAGCGTGAGCCTGCGCGGACAGGCGGAGGACAACCACCCGGTCTGCTCCCCGACCGGGTCGAGCAGCTACGAGCCCGGCTGCGCGGCCGGCTCGTGCGCCCCGATGACGCGGACTACGAGGAGCACTGCCGCGTCTACAACGCCATGATTCACAAGCGCCCGGCGCTGATTGCCCGATGCGCCGACGTGGCGGACGTCCTCGCGGCGGTGGCCTTCGCACGAGAGCAGGGCCTCCTCCTCGCGGTCCGTGGCGGCGGCCACAACGGCGGAGGACTGGGCACCTGTGACGGCGGCCTGGTCGCCGACCTGTCGCCCATGCGCGGCGTCCGGGTGGACCCCGCGTCGGGCACCGTGCGCGTCGCGGGAGGGAGCGTCTGGGGCGAGGTCGACCACGCCACGCACGCCTTCGGGCTCGCCGTTCCGTCAGGCATCATCTCCACCACGGGCGTGGGAGGGCTGACGCTGGGTGGCGGCATCGGGCACCTCACGCGGCGCTTCGGACTCACCATCGACAGCCTGCTCGCCGTGGACATGGTGCTGGCGGACGGGCGCTTCGTCACCGCGAACGCCGAGCAGCACCCGGACCTGTTCTGGGCGGTGCGCGGGGGCGGCGGCAACTTCGGCGTCGTCACCTCCTTCCTCTTCCAGGCCCACCCGGTGGACACCATCCTGGGCGGCCCCACGCTCTGGCCCCTGGAGCGCGCGGCCGAGGTGATGAAGTGGTACCGCGAGTTCATCCCCGCGGCGCCCGAGACGCTCAACGGCTTCTTCGCCTTCCTGACCGTGCCGCCCGCGCCGCCCTTCCCGCCGCACCTGCACCTGCAGAAGATGTGCGCCGTGGTGTGGTGCTACACCGGGGACCCGGAGCAGGCCGACGCGCTCTTCGCGCCCGTGCGCGCCATGGCCCCCGCGCTGGACGGCGTGCAGGCCATGCCCTTCCCCATGTTGCAGAGCGCCTTCGACGCGCTCTACCCGCCGGGACACCAGTGGTACTGGCGCGCGGACTTCGTGCGGGAGCTGAGCGACGAGGCCATCGGAAGGCACGTCACGTTCGCCCAGCGCCTGCCGACCATGCAGTCCACCATGCACCTCTACCCCATTGACGGGGCGGCCCGCCGGGTGGCCCCGGGCGGCACCGCGTTCAGCTTCCGCGACGCGAGGTGGTCCGAGGTCATCGTCGGCGTGGACCCGTCGCCCGCCAGGGCAGCGGACATCACCACCTGGACGAAGGAGTACTGGGAGGCCCTGCATCCCTACTCGGCGGGCGGCGCCTACGTGAACTTCATGATGGAGGAGGGCCAGGAGCGCGTACAGGCCACGTACCGGGACAACTACGCGCGGCTGGTGGAGGTCAAGGAGCGATACGACCCGAGCAACCTTTTCCGCGTGAATCAGAACATCCGCCCCGGCGAGGGCGCGGCGCTCCGCCATTAA
- a CDS encoding WD40 repeat domain-containing protein, whose amino-acid sequence MRVRSCWWVLVLLTVSCAGLRPAPEEVAPRDARSELFRARGDAAVETRQWALASGCFAAARQAEDSPTARWGQAWATARASALRWAKTFEGSVLALSFSPDGRLLASGGHDAIVRVWDVATGTQVAELKGHEAELHAVAFSPDGRWLAAAGRPGALWLWDWKEGRRVALLSGHADVVLGLAFSPDGERLASGGLDRTVRVWSVRDGAEVLRFTHDDIVSAVAFAPDGGRVVSSGLDRTARVWDLVERRELRRLTGHGGKVTSCAFSADGERVMTASSDRALRLWDARTGALLDVQRNTGELSVVAIDARFQQFVQGGWEGRVQWVDARGGEVLERLDAHRTFVMSVALSPDGRTFASGGMDGVLKVWSRPEVPPDVLLREAPAWMEVLASVGPGAFVSGGEDGLRRWSVSPSGELHSRLETPDAVGAVAVSRDRRLLAVGTLKGEVQVRDVRSGGQVMVMPAAPESIRALAFSPDGALLAAGVGQDVVLWSLASATEVARLTGHTGKPWALAFDATGQRLASGAADHTVRVWDVARGTSQRVLEAGDRVRAVAFLASGALLTAGMRQPIRLWSLEEGRVLTSMDERTVGVLSLAVAPQGALVVSGGVGGEVKVWRLPDGAFMGEVPGQQGFVAAVAFTPDGAWLASAASDRTLRLLRFDSMAQPPSVVTDLTPLLRRHGLSWDARRGVFTLH is encoded by the coding sequence ATGCGCGTGCGTTCGTGTTGGTGGGTCCTCGTCCTGCTCACGGTCTCCTGCGCGGGGCTGCGTCCCGCGCCAGAGGAGGTGGCGCCGCGAGACGCCCGGTCCGAGCTCTTCCGTGCCCGGGGTGACGCGGCGGTGGAGACGCGGCAGTGGGCCCTGGCGTCGGGTTGCTTCGCGGCCGCGCGCCAGGCGGAGGACTCGCCCACGGCGCGCTGGGGACAGGCTTGGGCGACCGCGCGTGCATCCGCGCTCCGGTGGGCGAAGACCTTCGAAGGCTCCGTGCTGGCCTTGTCGTTTTCGCCCGACGGCAGGCTGCTGGCGTCAGGGGGCCATGACGCCATCGTGCGCGTCTGGGACGTGGCGACCGGGACGCAGGTGGCGGAGCTGAAGGGCCATGAAGCCGAGCTCCACGCCGTCGCCTTCTCCCCGGACGGCCGGTGGCTGGCCGCCGCGGGCAGGCCCGGGGCGCTCTGGCTCTGGGACTGGAAGGAGGGGCGCAGGGTGGCCTTGCTGTCCGGGCACGCGGACGTCGTGCTGGGCCTGGCCTTCTCCCCGGATGGCGAGCGGCTGGCGAGCGGCGGTCTGGACCGGACCGTTCGAGTCTGGAGCGTCCGGGATGGCGCGGAAGTGCTCCGATTCACGCACGACGACATCGTCAGCGCCGTGGCCTTCGCGCCGGATGGAGGCCGGGTGGTGTCGTCGGGCCTCGACCGGACCGCGCGGGTGTGGGACCTGGTGGAGCGCCGCGAGCTGCGTCGGTTGACGGGCCACGGGGGCAAGGTGACCTCGTGTGCGTTCTCGGCGGATGGCGAGCGGGTGATGACCGCGTCGTCGGACCGCGCCCTCCGTCTCTGGGATGCCCGGACGGGGGCGCTGCTCGACGTGCAGCGAAACACGGGCGAGCTGTCCGTCGTCGCCATCGACGCCCGCTTCCAGCAGTTCGTGCAGGGCGGCTGGGAGGGGCGCGTGCAGTGGGTGGATGCGCGCGGCGGCGAGGTGCTGGAGCGGTTGGACGCCCACCGGACCTTCGTGATGTCGGTGGCCCTGTCTCCGGATGGCCGCACCTTCGCTTCCGGGGGCATGGACGGCGTCCTCAAGGTCTGGTCGCGGCCGGAGGTTCCACCGGACGTCCTGCTGCGCGAAGCCCCCGCTTGGATGGAGGTGCTGGCCTCCGTGGGGCCAGGCGCCTTCGTGTCGGGTGGGGAGGACGGTTTGCGGCGCTGGTCCGTGTCGCCCAGCGGCGAGCTCCACTCCCGCTTGGAGACTCCGGACGCGGTGGGGGCCGTGGCCGTGAGCAGGGACCGCCGGCTGCTGGCGGTGGGGACGTTGAAGGGCGAGGTGCAAGTGCGGGACGTGCGGTCCGGCGGTCAGGTGATGGTGATGCCCGCCGCGCCCGAGTCCATCCGGGCGCTGGCCTTCAGTCCGGACGGCGCCTTGCTCGCGGCGGGGGTAGGGCAGGACGTCGTCCTCTGGTCCCTCGCCTCCGCCACAGAGGTCGCCCGGTTGACGGGGCACACCGGGAAGCCGTGGGCCCTGGCGTTCGACGCCACGGGACAGAGACTGGCGTCAGGGGCGGCGGACCACACGGTGCGCGTCTGGGACGTGGCGCGGGGCACGTCGCAGCGCGTCCTGGAGGCGGGCGACCGGGTCCGCGCCGTGGCGTTCCTGGCGTCCGGGGCGCTGCTGACGGCGGGGATGCGTCAGCCCATCCGGCTCTGGAGCCTCGAAGAAGGCCGTGTGCTGACGTCGATGGATGAGCGGACGGTGGGCGTCTTGTCGCTCGCGGTGGCGCCCCAGGGCGCGCTCGTGGTGTCCGGAGGCGTGGGCGGCGAAGTGAAGGTCTGGCGGCTGCCCGACGGAGCCTTCATGGGCGAGGTGCCCGGACAGCAGGGGTTCGTCGCCGCGGTGGCCTTCACGCCTGACGGTGCGTGGTTGGCGTCAGCCGCCTCGGACCGGACGCTCCGCCTGCTGCGCTTCGACTCCATGGCGCAGCCACCGTCCGTGGTGACAGACCTGACGCCGCTGCTGCGGCGCCATGGCCTCTCCTGGGATGCGCGGCGTGGCGTGTTCACGCTGCATTGA